The following are from one region of the Acidobacteriota bacterium genome:
- a CDS encoding phasin family protein produces the protein MGKKKSKKKAKKAQEDLLQTANNIWLAGLGALAAAEEEGEKVFRKLVARGEKLEAQGRERVEQARDEVQGQVDRAKDRVEGARGRLEDSLADLTSGVDSRVKGAMKRLNVPTRDEIQTLSQRVADLTAKVEELKKAGAAPAAAKKTPARSTAAKKAPAKPRTRRAATKTTATKKASPSTKTSEA, from the coding sequence ATGGGTAAGAAGAAGTCGAAGAAGAAGGCGAAGAAGGCTCAGGAAGACCTCCTGCAGACCGCCAACAACATCTGGTTGGCTGGTCTCGGTGCTCTGGCGGCGGCGGAAGAGGAAGGCGAAAAGGTCTTCCGCAAGCTGGTAGCCCGGGGAGAGAAGTTGGAGGCTCAGGGACGGGAGCGAGTCGAGCAGGCCCGGGACGAAGTCCAGGGGCAGGTCGACCGGGCGAAGGATCGGGTGGAAGGCGCCCGGGGCCGCCTGGAGGATTCTCTGGCGGATCTCACCTCCGGCGTCGACAGCCGGGTCAAGGGCGCCATGAAGCGCCTCAACGTCCCCACCCGGGACGAGATCCAGACTCTCAGTCAGCGGGTGGCGGACCTCACCGCCAAGGTCGAGGAGCTGAAAAAGGCCGGCGCCGCCCCGGCTGCCGCCAAGAAGACCCCTGCCCGAAGCACTGCGGCGAAGAAGGCACCCGCCAAGCCGCGGACTCGGCGCGCTGCTACCAAGACCACCGCGACCAAGAAGG